The following coding sequences are from one uncultured Desulfobacter sp. window:
- a CDS encoding hydrogenase iron-sulfur subunit: MSNFEPEIVAFCCHYCAYTAADMAGTRRISYPSNVKIIRVPCTGKVDAIHLMKALEKGADGVYVAGCLEGDCHFKDGNVHAAAHVESIKKTLETLGWEPERVAMMRFSAGMGEKFAQAATEFTEKIRALGPSPVSQATSKAV, translated from the coding sequence ATGAGTAATTTTGAGCCTGAAATCGTGGCCTTTTGCTGTCATTATTGTGCATACACCGCAGCAGATATGGCCGGCACCAGACGGATTTCATATCCGTCAAATGTAAAAATCATACGCGTGCCCTGCACCGGTAAAGTGGATGCCATCCACCTGATGAAAGCCCTTGAAAAAGGGGCTGACGGTGTATATGTGGCCGGTTGCCTGGAAGGGGACTGCCATTTTAAAGACGGTAATGTGCATGCCGCAGCCCATGTGGAAAGTATCAAGAAAACCCTGGAAACCCTGGGTTGGGAGCCTGAACGTGTTGCCATGATGCGCTTTTCCGCAGGTATGGGCGAAAAATTTGCCCAGGCGGCCACGGAATTTACGGAAAAGATTAGAGCATTAGGGCCAAGCCCGGTCAGTCAGGCAACAAGCAAAGCCGTTTAA
- a CDS encoding FAD-dependent oxidoreductase, whose amino-acid sequence MQKIKQDEKRVLVIGGGVGGIKAALDLSESRKKVLLIDSDYAIGGLMTQLDRTFPTNNCDLCTVSPHLSATTREKFLEVSTMTELTSLSGEAGDFTATLKTAPRFIDIEKCTACGECLKKFPEAVRFTPGLDPRAPTCMRYPQATPYAYSIDMEKVDDVEALKAVCKAGAIVPDDTEQEIQINAASVVLSVGAEMFDPSVMDNFGGGQFDNVVPGLEYERIMSASGPFQGNLVRKSDQQRPKKVAWIQCVGSRGINKHDVSYCSSVCCMYALKEAMVTKERFGDDIETTIFFMDMRTFGKDYEEYFNRAKEDFGIRLIRCKPHTITELPDKSLAITYAKEELSAMEKEEFDMVVLSTGFRPNQKTIHLAETLGIDLNEHNFAKSGTMDPVTTSKDGVYVCGVFESPKDIPETLVQASAAASIAGVAIESEDAAEESGSLYPPQRDIDGEDPKIGFFVVDCDGEIGQALDIDKVLENAKTNPDVAVAEAFKLSCSFESMEKIGNLIKDNNLNRVVIGSGSPRIQEIMFQDMLRRAGLNPYLLELVNLRDQNAWAHNNDPAKALEKAFQMVQVGISGVRAAKPLAEKILPTNQSALVVGGGVTGMTSALELAGQGTFTYLVEKEPVLGGQALNLSQTIEGDDVQAFVKDLVTAVSANDNIKVYTGASIADHQGVPGNFTTGIKMLAADAREQIEHGVTILATGAKANRPAVYGLGELGTVMTQLDLDGILENDAAAINAMEQVVMIQCAGSREADNPNCSRLCCQAAIKNALRLLEMNSNLNIFVLYRDIRTYGFQEDYYKEARDKGVKFIRFDLDHRPVVREEAGKTIVRTHDFVLGQDIEIEADCVALSTGLVANAETTNELARLFDLPKTDDGFFLEDHVKLKPIDMALRGFFVAGTAHSPKVIRESITQAHAVAGRARTLLATKEITLPATYATVDPIKCAVCLICVRACPYDVPFINTERHSEIDPAKCRGCGICVAECPAKAIQLTAWEDDQIMAKLDGLFERYN is encoded by the coding sequence ATGCAAAAAATTAAACAAGACGAAAAACGCGTGCTCGTCATTGGCGGTGGCGTTGGCGGCATCAAGGCGGCCCTTGATCTTTCCGAGTCCCGGAAAAAGGTCCTGCTCATTGATTCCGACTATGCCATTGGTGGATTAATGACCCAGCTGGACCGCACTTTTCCAACGAACAATTGCGATTTGTGTACAGTTTCTCCTCATCTGTCCGCAACGACTAGGGAAAAGTTTCTTGAGGTCAGCACCATGACAGAGCTAACCAGCCTGTCCGGAGAGGCCGGTGATTTTACGGCCACGTTAAAAACCGCTCCCCGATTCATTGACATTGAAAAATGTACTGCCTGCGGTGAGTGTTTGAAAAAGTTTCCAGAAGCCGTCCGGTTTACACCGGGACTTGATCCAAGGGCGCCGACCTGTATGCGGTATCCCCAGGCGACCCCCTATGCCTACTCCATTGATATGGAAAAGGTAGATGATGTTGAGGCACTTAAGGCAGTCTGTAAAGCCGGGGCAATTGTACCCGACGATACGGAACAGGAAATCCAGATCAATGCGGCATCGGTTGTCCTGAGTGTGGGCGCCGAGATGTTTGATCCAAGTGTCATGGACAATTTCGGCGGTGGACAGTTTGACAATGTGGTTCCCGGTCTTGAATATGAACGCATTATGTCCGCATCCGGACCTTTCCAGGGTAATCTGGTTAGAAAATCAGATCAGCAACGGCCGAAAAAAGTGGCCTGGATACAGTGTGTGGGATCCAGGGGCATTAACAAACACGATGTCTCCTATTGTTCCAGTGTATGCTGTATGTATGCCCTGAAAGAGGCCATGGTGACCAAGGAACGTTTTGGTGATGATATCGAAACCACCATCTTCTTTATGGATATGCGGACCTTCGGTAAGGATTACGAAGAGTATTTCAACCGCGCCAAAGAAGATTTCGGCATTCGTTTGATCCGGTGTAAACCCCACACCATCACGGAATTGCCTGATAAATCCCTTGCGATCACCTACGCCAAAGAAGAGTTGTCAGCCATGGAAAAAGAGGAATTTGACATGGTTGTACTCTCCACAGGTTTCAGGCCCAACCAGAAAACCATTCATCTGGCAGAAACACTGGGTATTGATCTGAACGAACACAATTTTGCCAAATCCGGCACCATGGATCCTGTGACCACCTCCAAAGACGGCGTCTATGTCTGTGGTGTATTTGAAAGCCCCAAAGATATTCCTGAAACCTTGGTTCAGGCATCGGCTGCCGCATCCATCGCAGGTGTCGCCATAGAGAGCGAAGACGCTGCTGAAGAGTCGGGCAGCCTCTATCCGCCCCAAAGAGATATCGACGGCGAAGATCCCAAAATTGGCTTCTTTGTTGTGGACTGTGACGGGGAGATTGGTCAGGCCCTGGATATCGACAAAGTTCTGGAAAATGCCAAAACCAATCCCGACGTGGCTGTGGCCGAAGCGTTTAAACTGAGCTGTTCCTTTGAATCCATGGAAAAAATTGGAAACCTGATCAAGGATAACAACCTTAACCGGGTGGTCATCGGTTCCGGTTCCCCGAGAATCCAGGAGATCATGTTCCAGGATATGCTCAGACGCGCAGGGCTCAACCCCTACCTGCTCGAGCTTGTGAACTTGAGAGACCAAAACGCCTGGGCCCATAACAATGATCCGGCCAAAGCCCTTGAAAAAGCCTTTCAAATGGTCCAGGTGGGTATCTCCGGTGTCAGAGCGGCCAAACCCCTGGCTGAAAAAATTCTTCCCACAAACCAGAGTGCCCTTGTTGTGGGTGGCGGCGTAACCGGTATGACATCCGCCCTTGAACTGGCTGGGCAGGGTACGTTCACCTATTTGGTGGAAAAGGAACCTGTTCTTGGCGGTCAGGCCCTTAACCTGTCCCAAACCATCGAAGGCGATGATGTCCAAGCCTTTGTCAAGGATCTTGTGACTGCGGTATCTGCCAATGACAATATCAAAGTATACACCGGTGCATCCATTGCAGACCACCAGGGTGTGCCCGGCAATTTTACCACCGGTATTAAAATGCTGGCTGCCGATGCCCGTGAACAGATTGAACACGGTGTAACCATTCTTGCCACCGGCGCAAAAGCCAACCGGCCTGCCGTGTATGGCCTGGGTGAACTTGGCACGGTTATGACCCAGCTTGATCTTGACGGCATCCTTGAAAATGATGCGGCGGCAATCAATGCCATGGAGCAGGTCGTGATGATTCAATGTGCAGGTTCCAGGGAAGCGGATAATCCCAACTGTTCACGTCTTTGCTGCCAGGCAGCCATTAAGAACGCCCTGCGCCTTCTGGAAATGAACTCTAATCTTAACATTTTTGTTCTTTACAGAGACATCCGTACTTACGGTTTCCAGGAAGACTATTATAAAGAGGCCCGGGATAAAGGTGTTAAGTTTATCCGTTTTGACCTGGATCATCGTCCGGTTGTCCGGGAAGAAGCAGGCAAGACCATCGTTCGCACCCATGATTTTGTTCTGGGTCAGGACATTGAGATTGAAGCCGATTGCGTGGCGTTAAGTACCGGTCTGGTTGCAAACGCGGAAACCACCAACGAACTTGCACGCCTGTTTGATCTGCCCAAAACCGATGACGGCTTTTTCCTGGAAGATCATGTGAAGCTCAAACCCATTGATATGGCGCTTCGCGGGTTCTTTGTGGCCGGTACGGCCCACTCTCCCAAGGTGATTCGTGAAAGCATCACCCAGGCCCATGCCGTTGCCGGCAGAGCCCGGACCCTGCTGGCCACTAAAGAGATTACGCTGCCGGCTACCTATGCCACGGTTGATCCGATTAAGTGTGCGGTCTGCCTGATCTGTGTTCGCGCTTGTCCATATGATGTGCCGTTTATCAATACTGAGCGGCATTCAGAAATTGATCCGGCCAAGTGTCGCGGTTGCGGTATCTGCGTGGCCGAGTGTCCGGCCAAAGCCATTCAGTTAACGGCTTGGGAAGATGACCAGATAATGGCTAAACTTGATGGTTTATTTGAGAGGTATAACTAA
- a CDS encoding cereblon family protein, producing MLDVFCKKAGRKPQEKSAPEIKPSLEPVILCKNCNAVVTRPQFVLHTGQGASQTFANPSGHVFEIQCFSQAPGCSGGSPPSNDFTWFPGYDWCIGICRNCSFHLGWIFLPVDHKMSSKFYGLILDHLIFP from the coding sequence ATGCTTGATGTATTCTGTAAAAAAGCAGGCAGGAAACCCCAGGAAAAAAGTGCACCTGAAATTAAACCGAGCCTGGAACCGGTGATTTTGTGCAAAAACTGCAACGCCGTTGTCACCCGACCCCAATTTGTCCTTCATACGGGGCAGGGAGCATCCCAAACCTTTGCCAATCCATCCGGACATGTATTTGAAATCCAATGTTTCAGCCAGGCCCCCGGGTGTTCTGGGGGCTCACCGCCATCCAACGACTTTACTTGGTTTCCGGGATATGACTGGTGCATCGGCATCTGCCGGAATTGTTCGTTTCATCTGGGATGGATTTTTCTACCTGTTGATCACAAAATGAGTTCAAAATTTTATGGACTGATTTTAGATCATCTTATTTTTCCATAA
- a CDS encoding EI24 domain-containing protein, with amino-acid sequence MGLIAGIQYNIRGVALAFKTPSLLWLGLIRFAVIFLLTLVLSGMVLYWHNDIFSMIWQMPESKWLIWLWYSVSWILTLLLMAFSMLASYLIAQIFFCVFIMDYMSRITERLVLGQEAPGTPASIFQMFWYLIRQEIPRAMVPILISVALMILGLFTPVSLIIIAVSSVAAGVFLAWDNTDLVPARRMMPFKARLRFLKQNLFFHIGFGLLFLVPWVNIIFLSFAPVGATLYYIDKEKSGHDA; translated from the coding sequence ATGGGATTGATCGCAGGCATTCAATATAATATCAGGGGCGTTGCCCTGGCGTTTAAAACCCCCTCCCTTCTATGGCTGGGATTAATCCGGTTTGCGGTGATTTTTCTGTTGACCCTTGTTTTGTCCGGCATGGTGCTTTACTGGCACAATGATATTTTTTCAATGATATGGCAGATGCCCGAGTCCAAGTGGTTGATCTGGCTGTGGTACAGTGTCTCCTGGATACTGACCCTTCTATTAATGGCGTTCTCCATGCTGGCCTCCTATCTGATCGCCCAGATTTTTTTCTGTGTTTTCATTATGGATTATATGTCCCGGATCACCGAACGCCTGGTGCTCGGCCAAGAAGCCCCGGGGACTCCTGCGTCGATATTTCAGATGTTCTGGTATTTGATTCGCCAGGAAATTCCCAGAGCCATGGTGCCCATACTGATATCGGTGGCACTTATGATCCTCGGGTTGTTTACGCCTGTCAGTCTTATTATTATCGCCGTCTCCTCGGTGGCAGCCGGTGTGTTTCTGGCCTGGGACAATACCGATCTTGTGCCGGCCAGGCGCATGATGCCGTTCAAAGCGCGGCTAAGGTTTCTCAAGCAGAATTTATTTTTCCACATTGGATTTGGTTTATTGTTCCTTGTTCCCTGGGTCAACATCATCTTTCTTTCATTTGCCCCGGTGGGTGCTACCTTATATTATATAGACAAAGAAAAAAGCGGACACGATGCTTGA
- a CDS encoding aminotransferase class IV, whose product MDGKFLPWDKAVIPVDDLAVLRGYAVCDIIRTIGGIPYCLDAHIDRLLGSVTKIGLTPVWSKQEIKEIVLKVLEKNAHMEEANIRMLVTGGSSPDFFTPADNPRLIVLATDIPALPANWYTNGVKVITFFQQRVLPDAKATNYIPAVLALKEAKAQGAVEALYTTRDNMILEGTTSNLFAVIDGTLVTPENGVLKGITRKTVIELGKKLFPASEQDVSLDTLLSADELFITGTNKGIVPVIQVNDHMIGSGTPGHGTMALMKAMKDQQEDAKKVPPAV is encoded by the coding sequence GTGGATGGAAAATTTCTTCCCTGGGACAAAGCGGTGATTCCTGTGGATGACCTGGCGGTACTCAGGGGCTATGCAGTTTGCGATATTATCAGAACAATCGGGGGCATTCCTTACTGCCTTGATGCGCACATTGACCGGCTTTTGGGATCGGTCACCAAAATCGGCCTGACACCGGTATGGAGCAAGCAGGAGATCAAAGAGATTGTTCTCAAAGTGCTTGAAAAAAATGCCCATATGGAGGAGGCCAACATCCGCATGCTCGTGACCGGAGGCTCCAGCCCCGATTTTTTCACGCCGGCGGATAATCCCAGACTGATTGTCCTGGCAACGGATATCCCTGCCCTGCCGGCCAATTGGTACACAAACGGCGTCAAGGTAATCACCTTTTTCCAGCAGCGGGTGCTCCCGGACGCCAAGGCCACCAATTACATCCCGGCCGTCCTTGCTTTAAAAGAGGCAAAGGCCCAGGGTGCGGTGGAGGCGCTGTATACTACCCGGGACAACATGATACTGGAAGGCACCACCAGCAATTTGTTCGCCGTGATTGACGGCACCCTGGTCACACCTGAAAACGGGGTGCTCAAGGGCATCACCCGTAAAACCGTTATCGAACTTGGAAAAAAACTATTCCCCGCCTCTGAACAGGATGTCTCACTGGACACATTGCTGTCTGCCGATGAATTGTTCATTACCGGAACCAACAAAGGCATTGTGCCTGTGATCCAGGTCAATGACCATATGATAGGTAGCGGCACCCCCGGCCACGGCACTATGGCTTTAATGAAGGCAATGAAAGATCAGCAGGAAGACGCAAAGAAAGTGCCGCCTGCTGTATAA